GGGCAACTGATAGATATGGTACGAAGTGAAAACTTATTTAATGAGATTGAGCTACATGTGATTATGGGAAATAGTTTTATAAACAAAGCTGAAATAAAAGAAAAACAAAGTAAATATAAAAATATTGTTATTTATGAAAATATAGAAAAGATATCTAAGATAATGCTGAATTGCGACATAGCCTTGTCTTCCTGTGGCAGTACATTATATGAGCTTTGTGCTTGTGGTGTGCCTACTTTAGGATTTATATTAGCAAAAAACCAGGCTTTTATTGCAGAAAAGATGGATGAGCTTGGATACATAAAAAATCTAGGATGGTACTATAACTTTAAAGAAGAAGAGATAATCAGAGGAATAAAATTTTTTATCAATAATTTTGAGTCTAGAAAGGAAATGGTTGAAAAACAGCAAAACTTAGTAGATGGAAGAGGAACTGAGCGAGTTGTAGGAGCTATAATTAAAATGATGAAAGAAAAAGAAGGTGTTACCCATGAAAAAAAAATTCATACCCTACGGGAAACAATGGATTGATGAAGAAGATATACAAGCAGTGGTAGACGTATTGCGATCAGATTATTTAACAACTGGTCATAAGGTAGAAGAGTTTGAAGAAAAATTTGCAGAATATGTAGGTGCTAAATACGCAGTAACTATTTCTAACGGAACAGCTGCACTACATGCAGCTTGCTATGCAGCTGGCATAGGCGATGGGGATGAGGTTATTACGGCACCTATTACCTTTGCGGCTTCTGCCAATTGTGTGCTATATTGTGGTGGGAAGCCTGTCTTTGCAGATATTGATCCTAAAACCTACAATATAGATTCAGAAGAAATAAGAAAACATATTACATCTAAAACCAAGGCAATTATACCAGTACATTTTACGGGACAACCCTGTGATATGAAGGAAATACATAAAATAGCCGAAGAATATAATCTAACTGTGATAGAAGATGCTGCCCATGCATTAGGGGCTCAGTATCAGGGTAAAAACATAGGCAGCATATCAGATATGACCACCTTTAGTTTCCATCCTGTAAAACATATAACTACAGGTGAAGGAGGAATGATTACTACTAGCCAGAAGGAATTATACGAAAAGTTGCTATTATTCAGAAGTCACGGAATTACAAGAAATAAAGAGTTGCTTCATAATAAAGAAGAAGGACCTTGGTATTATGAACAATTAGATTTAGGATATAACTACCGCATGACAGATATTCAATGTGCATTAGGGATAAGTCAATTAAGAAAATTAGATAAATTTGTTGCTAGAAGAAGAGAAATTGCTGCTAGATATAATGAAGCCTTTAAAAACCTAGAAGGCGTAACAGTTCCTTATCAGAAGGAAGATACAAATTCCAGTTGGCATTTGTATGTCATAAAGTTGGAGTTAGAAAAGCTTAAAGTAGGAAGAAAAGAAATCTTTAATCTTTTAAAAGAAAAAAACATAGGTGTAAATGTTCACTATATACCTGTCTATTATTTGCCATATTATAAGAGCTTAGGTTATCAAAAGGGAATTTGCTACAATGCAGAGAATCTATATGAAAGTATGATCACTATACCATTATTCCCTAGGATGAGGAGCGAGGATGTAGAGAATGTAATAACAACTATTTGTGATGTTGTGAATAACAATCTTATTTAATACCTAAAGGAGTTTACTATTATGAGCGAAAAGAAGAAAATTATTTTATTTGGTGCCAGTGATTCAGGAAAAGACGCATATCAGAGATTGAAAGATAAATATGATATAGTTGTCTTTTTTGATAATAATGGGGCAAAGCAAGGTGAAAAGTTTTGTGACGTTCCAGTAGTGGCCCCCATACCTCCACAACATTTCGATGCTGAATTTATTGTAATTACTAGTCACCAATGGAAAGATATCTATGAACAACTTAATAGAAGCTTAAATATTGGGGATGAAAAAATACGAATAGGACATGCTCTATTAGAGAAATCAAAATTAATTAGAGATATTACAATACTTCAAGTAGATGAAGCGGATAATGGAAAAATAAATACAGATAAATTTGAAATCTATTGGTTGTTAGGCTATCAATGCAATTATACATGTTCTTATTGTTTTTATAAAATGAAGGAAAAAAACGTGTTCAAAGTGTCAGATGATCAACTTAGAAATGCGACAAATAACATAGCTTCATTGCACAATAAAAAAATAAAGGTAGATTTAGTAGGTGGAGAACCTACTATATTTCCATACTATCAGCAACTTATATGGGATCTAGAAAAATTACCGAACGTAGAAATGATTCAAACCGAAACTAATCTAAGCAGAAGTTTAAAATATTTTGAAGAGCTTTTTAGTCAAACAGTGAATATAGAGAAGTTAACTTTCAGTGCTTCATATCACTTTGAATTTGCAAAGCAAGATGAATTTATAGAAAAGATATTATTGTTCAATAGATATAATGTGCGTATAGGTATAACCTTTATGGCACATCCTGATAAACTTCAGGAAGTTAAGCGATTTATTGATACTTGTAGCATTTATGAAACAAAATCTGTTGCATTTCAATTGGCTGTGGTATTGGATATGGGTATGCCTGATCCACGGTATAAAAAAAGTGATTTAGAATGGATAAACTCTGTGAATGATATATTTAGAAAAAATTCTAATAAGTCAGATAGTGGTGTTTGTATCAAGTATCAAAAGGATGGAGGAAATATACATGAGATAAAAATAAGTCCAAGACGAGCCATTGCTGATGGTTTTAATGATTTTAGAAATATGCAATGTATGGCGGGTATGGATTCTATAAGAATTAATGAGAAAGGTGATGTTTTTCCAGCCATGTGTTTTTGGGAAAGCAGCAAGGATGATTTCTGCAGAGGAAAAAATATATTTAATAAAGATGAACAGCTTTATTTTGATTCGCCAGTTATTTGTCCTTTTTCTTGTTGTTTGGTGCCATCAGATGTGCGAATAAAAAAACGTTAGATGAGAGAGAAGATTTAGCTATTATGTAAACCCACAAAACTTTTATTAGTTGAGGTACTAAAAAAAACTCCAACAAAAAGCCGATAGCACGACAGCACAAGGCACAAGACAGAGCACAAGTGAGAGCACAAGGGGAAGGAGGTTTTGTGTCAAAAGCCTTTCCGGAATATATAGCGAAATTAAGAAAACAGGTGACACCATGCCAAATCAAGAAGTAATCAAACAAACGCTAGATTTCCTGGAAACCATGGAAGAAGGAATTGGCTATGTAAAGCAAAAACTAGGAGAAATTAACACGGAAGCAACGATGACAGTACTGACAGATCTCACTACTGCCTTTACAGAAATACAAAAAAACATCTCCAATGCTAAAAGAACTGCAAAAAAAGTCAGATAGCAGAAAGAGCTGGTAAACTAAAAAAAGCCTTTGATATCATGGTAAAGGAATATGAAAGTACAAATGGACAAAAAGCCTATGAAATTATGCAGCTGACCCTAGAACCAGCCTTCAAGAACTGGAAGGAAGAACTGGAAAAAACGTTGAGACCCTACATTCTATCATAGGAGAAAGGAGATGATACTATGGATATAGCAGCCTTATCAATGGGACTAAGTCAAATGAAAGTAACTCAGCAAGCCAGCATTTCCGTCATGAAAATGGCAATGGATGCAGGGCAAACCCAGATGAATGATATGGTACAAATGGTACAGGAAAACACCAAGATGATGGAGCAATCTGTAAATCCTCATCTAGGGAAAAATCTAGATATTAGTCTGTAAATAATAAAAAATGAGATGATGAGATGATGCAAGAAGAGCAGGTAAAACTATTAGATAGGGAAAGTACCCAGCTGTTCTAGGATTAAAGTTTAATAAAATGGCCGCTAAAGATCCTGAGAGGGGTCTTTTTTCTGCTGCTTTTTACACAAACTTTATTGCTAGAAACAGTTCAAAACCTATACTTATCGTAAAATATAAGTATAGCAAAAAGAAAGTGTTAAAAGCGGATAAAGATATTATTAAGGAAAACAAGCAAAAAGCCGATAATATTTATAGAACATGCTATCCTGAATAAGAAGCTACAGTGACAACAACTCAAAAGTGATTGATATTTAGTCTGATGAAGAACCTTCAGTGGGCAATGAATGCTGCTAAGCTGTAGTGATAAAAAACTTTTTAAGGTAGGATGGAAAAAATAAATCTATTGACTTTAAGGGGGAGATTTTGATGAGAATCAACAGTGTACCCGACAAAAATTATTTTTCTAACAGACAAATAACAACGAAAGAGGAGAAACAAAAAAATATTCCTTCAAAGGATAAAGAACTAAAGGATGAATACATACCAACCCAGAAGGAAGAAAAGACTGGGATCTATAAAAAACCTATGCATAAAGTAGATATGGATACCATCCAAAAACTAAAAGAAGAAAGTGAAAGAACCTATAGCCATTTAAAAGAAATGGTAAGACAGCTGCTGGAAAGACAGGGTTTAACCTTCAAGGATCTTGTTGGACTAGAATCAGAGATTAAGGTTGATGAAGAAACTCGTCTAGAAGCACAGGCTATGATTGCTGAAGGAGGGCCATTAAGCCCTGAGGGTGTTAGCGACAATATTATAGCCTTTGCCAAAGCCATTTCAGGTGGTGACAAAGAGAAAATTGATCTGTTAAGATCTGCCATCGAAGAAGGTTTTAAGCAAGCAGCAAATATATTGGGAGGAGAACTGCCAGAGGTTTGTCAAAAAACCTATGACTTAACGATGGAAAAATTAGATGCATGGAAGGCGGAGGAATAATTAAAGCATAATCACAATATTATTGGTTACGGGTCGTTCTCTTCCATCTGATGGCTTATTTAAAAGGAGATCTTTAAAATACATAGCGCTAGATCCTCATTAAGGTACCTGAAAGAAGAAAAATCATCTTCTAGCTTTGGTAGAAGATGACGTGGATAGGGAAAAAACTAGATATTCGGTTGTAATGCAAGAACTTAAAACCCCCCATGTTACTTTGATAACATGGGGGGTTTTTAAGTTCTTTATCTTACTGATAAATTTCTATGGTATTTGTTGCATCCTGCCATATAACATAAAAACCGTAGTTTTCTAAATCTTTGATAGCTAATAAATCTTCACTAGCCGCTATCTCTAGGTCTAGCAGTTTAGAGGCATCTGCCATAGTGATATGGGCTCTTTTATTTACTAAATGTAATTGAAGTTTTCCTGCTTCTACTTCTTCTGCCAGTTTTACATAATCTCCCTCAAGACCGATAACGGCTTTTAATTCCATATTAGAAGTTTCAGCAGAAGTTTGAGTAAGGCCCCCTGTTAGTAGATGAGTAAGTTCTTCTTCTGTAATCGTCATCACTGATGTTGGTAGTTGAATATTAGAAGAAGTGAGTCTTTTAGAAGTAGAAGTACTTTCCATATCTACTTGACCCATAGGGGTTTTTATCGCTAAGGTTGCTTTTTCATTATAGGCATCATCTTCAAATGTGCTTACTTGATGATAGAAGCTTCCTTGAATAAATGCCTTTGCCATTTCCTTATGGGGTGCTAGGAAGGTATTGTAGCTTTGTAAAACCTCTTGTTTTTCTTCTTCTGTTAGTGTGGCTTCAGGTGGCATAAAACCAGCAGGCAATTGATCTATATTGGTGATGACGTATTGGATATAGGCATCCAAAAGGTCGATAAGTTCATCAGATTCTAATGTTAAGGTATAGACATTACCCTCCTGTGTCATACCTAAATCAATACCTAAGTCCATTTCTTCAATGAATGCGATCATATCCTTTAGTATATTAGCATTCATATCCATGTTGTTTTGATTACTTTGTAACATGACATACGCTTCTGGTATATCCAGCGCTTCTTCTTTCCCCATTGCCGCTAGAAGAGCAAGCATAGCTTCTCTATTGATATAAAGATTTGAACCTTGTGTATAAGCTTTAATTGTTGGAATATGTTGCAAGCCTGCTACATCTTCAATATGCATTTCAGTATAAGAGATAAAATCCTTTAGATTTGTTTCTGAATACATATGTACCTTATATTGCTGGTCTAAGTCAGGAGGAACTACTACTGTAAGATTTAATGTTACATCTCCCTCCATAGCGTCCCATTCATACATTGTTTTTAGCTCTTCCCAGTAGGATGCTTCTGCTGGGGCAAATCCAACCATGGTTAACATGGAAGCTACTAGTAGCATAACAACCAGTACTTTTTTCATTTCCTATGCACTCCCTTTCAAGATTTTTTATGAAGAATTTAACACTTATTCCTATATTTTACCATAGAAATGCCTTTTTTTCAAATATTTATGGCAAACTCAGAGGTTTTATCTATTGGCTCATGACTTCATTAAAATAATATGATAATATAGAATAAAATTCATTAAAATGAGAGCAAAATCATTGGAGGCATAGGATGAAAATTAATTTCGAGGGCAAGAATAAAAAGCTTTTGGTGATTGTACCTATGATTTTGATTATTGGACAATCCTTTGTAAGTAGCATTTCTTTAAAACTTCTATTAAACACAACCGCAGTACAAATTATTTTTGCGGGGATTTTTATATCTGTGTTCATTAGTTTTTCTATGACGACGTTAGCAGATACATTGAAAATCACGAAAGAAAGCTTTATAGAAGAAATCAATTATGCTGAGGATATCTATAAAATCCACAGTCTTGCTGTGAAGGTAAAAAAGGATGGTTTGTTATCTATACAATCTGACATCGCTGTAGAAGAGGATGTTTTTATAAGAGATGGCATGATTTTGTTAAATGATTATAAAAAGCCAGAGGTCATTCGGGATATTTTAGAAAAGGATATTGAATCAAGGGAGATAAACTTGCTTAAAGCCTATCATGTTTTCAAAATGATTTCCCATGTTGCACCTTCTTTGGGTCTTATAGGAACACTGGTGGGATTGATAGGGTTATTGGCCAACATGCATCAGCCCTATGAGATCATGAATAATATGGCAGCGGCTTTAGTAAGTACACTGTACGGTAGTTTGATCGCTAACTTTATCGCTGTTCCCATTATGGTAAGAATTAAGGAATATATTGATAAAATTGTTTTAAGGTATGCTATGATTATGGAGGGCATGCTGCTGATTGCTCAAAATGATTCAGCAAGAAACGTGTTTGATAAGATGAACGTTATGCTAAAGGAAGAGCATCGTCTAGAATATCCTGGTAAGAGGGTAAATGAAAGGAACTATCAGCTCCATGAGTTCAAAATACAAGAATAAAAAACCAGAAATAGAGTTTTCAAACAACTGGATTATTACCTATAGTGATATGATCACCATTGTTTTATGCTTTTTTATTATATTTTTTATCTTTACGGCGGAGGAAACCAGTTTGTTACATGATATAAAAGCTGCCCTTTCTTCAGAGGTAGAGGATTTAAGTAGTCAAGTGGATGAGCTTAGTAAAGAAAATGAAGTATTAAAAAATCAAAACCTTTCTTTGGCTGCTTTGCTCTTTGGCTTAGAGGATATAGAAGTAGATATTCAACAATCCCAGGAAGAGTTTATTGCCTATTTAAGAGAACAAGACCTTTTGGATCAAGTCAATATTATACAAAACGATACGGGACTTCTGATTCGATTTAAAGATGGTATTCTGTTTCCAAGCGGACGAGCAGATCTATCGGAGGAGGGACATATCGTATTAAATCATATTGGAGAGAGATTACAAAAAATCGACAATAAAATTATTGTAGCAGGTTATACAGACAATCTTCCTATAAATACGTCTGTATACCCATCAAATTGGGAGCTGTCAGTGGCTAGAGCCATTAATGTAGCCAAAGTTTTAATCGAAGAAAAGTCAGTGGCGGAGGAACGAATTTCTGTGAGTGGCTTTGGAGAAAATCATCCTATTGCCTCCAATGCTACAGCAGAAGGACGAGCCAGCAATCGAAGAATTGAAATTACGATTCTTCATTAAATCATTGCGCCAGCTAAGCAAATAACAATAAAAGGGGACATAATAAAGTATGGTTATTTTTACTGCAATACAAAGTATTCTTAGTATTATTATTTTGATTCTAATCGGTTATATTTTAACCAAAATAGGATGGTTTGATGAAAGCACATCTAAGCTTTTTTCTAGAATGGTTACAACCATCTCTCTCCCAGCACTAATGATTTATAACTTTACCACTTCTTTTACTAAAGGGATGCTTCTAGATTCAGCAATTGGATTGCTGATTCCTTTTTTATCAATATTTATATGCTTCTTAATCAGTGTTGTTTTTTCTCATTTCTTTGTTCAACCCAATAGGCGTGGAACCTTTGAGACAATGTTTACCGTATCCAATACAGTGTTTATAGGTATTCCTGTAAATATTGCCTTGTTTGGAGAAATCAGTGTTCCTTATGCTTTATTATATTTTGTAGCAAATACACTTTTTTTCTGGACCATCGGTATCATGAAAATTAGCCATGATGGTGGAGAGGGAAAGAAGAAAATATTTTCTAAGGAGACTGCAAAGTCTATCTTATCACCCCCCTGTATGGGCTTTTTTGTTGGGGTGCTTCTTGTGCTTTTGGAAATCAGATTGCCTAGCTTCATCGTGGATACCAGCAGATATTTAGGGAATTTAACAACCCCTCTATCTCTGCTTTTCATTGGCATGACTTTTCATTCTATTGATATCAGGAAGCTTTCCTTTAGCATAGACCAATTACTTTTGTTTTTGGGTAGATTTTTGATCGCTCCTCTTGTGGTCTATCTTTTAGCGATTTTCTTTCCAATTCCTCCGCTAATGTTCAAGGTGTTTATTATTCAATCTGCTATGCCTGTGATGGCACAGGTAGCGATTGTTTCTAAAGCCTATGGGGGAGATTATGAATATGCTACCCTTATGGTTACTTTTACAACCCTAGCCAGTGCCTTAATCATTCCTTTATATATGGTGTTATTGAGTAGAATTTAGTAGGACAGGGGCGGTGTTTCGCCCCTGTTTTCATCCTTTACTGGAGGAGATCTTTGAGAATCTCCTGATGATTTTTACCTGTCTTCAAGGCTTCTGCAATAGAAATTTTATTGTTGACTGCCTTTTTTACCTTCGGTATCTTTGCCATATCATTGATGACTACACCACCAGTAATGATACCATCAGTGACATAGAACTTATAGTGGACCTCTGCATCTCTATCTGCTATCGTATCTGTGAAGTTTTGTACATTTCCTATAGAAAAGACCGACAATCCTCCAATGTTTAGCAATGTACTCAATTGACTGGGATGATAGGTTTTTGTACCACCTGTCATATTTTCTCCAGCTACCTTTCCTTGATCAGCGGCGGTATTCCATAAACCCAAAACGTTGCCATCTATTTCTGCTACGTCTCCTGCAGCAAAAACATTTTCTAGGTTGGTTTTCATATGGGGGTCTACGTGAATACCTTTATCTGCTTTGATGGTGAGACCTTTTATGAGGTCTAAGTTGGGGCGAATGCCGGCTGAAAATAATACAGCATCTGTTTGTAGCTCTTGACCACCTTTTAGTGCCAATCCTGTGACCTTTTCTTCTCCTAAGATTTTTTCAGCGGCTGTATTTGTATAGATATTTAATCCTTTTTCCTCTAATTTTTTAGTAAATTCTTTTGAAATATTTTCATCTAACTGTCTTGGCAGTAGATAAGGGAAAAACTCTAGAACATTTACGCTTTTGCCTAGTTCTTTGATGGCCCAAGCTGCTTCTAGCCCCAATAATCCCCCTCCGATGACGGTAACGGTATTACAGTCTTTTAAGTAATCTTGAAGGTTTTTTAAATCCTCTAGCGTCCTGAGAGCAAAGACCCCCGCTAGCTCCCTTCCAGCGATGGGAGGGACAAAAGGACTACTGCCGGTAGCAATTAACAATTGCTCATAAAATACCTTCTTGCCACTGGATAACTGAAGCT
The sequence above is drawn from the Clostridium formicaceticum genome and encodes:
- the pseC gene encoding UDP-4-amino-4,6-dideoxy-N-acetyl-beta-L-altrosamine transaminase encodes the protein MKKKFIPYGKQWIDEEDIQAVVDVLRSDYLTTGHKVEEFEEKFAEYVGAKYAVTISNGTAALHAACYAAGIGDGDEVITAPITFAASANCVLYCGGKPVFADIDPKTYNIDSEEIRKHITSKTKAIIPVHFTGQPCDMKEIHKIAEEYNLTVIEDAAHALGAQYQGKNIGSISDMTTFSFHPVKHITTGEGGMITTSQKELYEKLLLFRSHGITRNKELLHNKEEGPWYYEQLDLGYNYRMTDIQCALGISQLRKLDKFVARRREIAARYNEAFKNLEGVTVPYQKEDTNSSWHLYVIKLELEKLKVGRKEIFNLLKEKNIGVNVHYIPVYYLPYYKSLGYQKGICYNAENLYESMITIPLFPRMRSEDVENVITTICDVVNNNLI
- a CDS encoding radical SAM protein gives rise to the protein MSEKKKIILFGASDSGKDAYQRLKDKYDIVVFFDNNGAKQGEKFCDVPVVAPIPPQHFDAEFIVITSHQWKDIYEQLNRSLNIGDEKIRIGHALLEKSKLIRDITILQVDEADNGKINTDKFEIYWLLGYQCNYTCSYCFYKMKEKNVFKVSDDQLRNATNNIASLHNKKIKVDLVGGEPTIFPYYQQLIWDLEKLPNVEMIQTETNLSRSLKYFEELFSQTVNIEKLTFSASYHFEFAKQDEFIEKILLFNRYNVRIGITFMAHPDKLQEVKRFIDTCSIYETKSVAFQLAVVLDMGMPDPRYKKSDLEWINSVNDIFRKNSNKSDSGVCIKYQKDGGNIHEIKISPRRAIADGFNDFRNMQCMAGMDSIRINEKGDVFPAMCFWESSKDDFCRGKNIFNKDEQLYFDSPVICPFSCCLVPSDVRIKKR
- a CDS encoding YjfB family protein gives rise to the protein MDIAALSMGLSQMKVTQQASISVMKMAMDAGQTQMNDMVQMVQENTKMMEQSVNPHLGKNLDISL
- a CDS encoding motility protein A → MKINFEGKNKKLLVIVPMILIIGQSFVSSISLKLLLNTTAVQIIFAGIFISVFISFSMTTLADTLKITKESFIEEINYAEDIYKIHSLAVKVKKDGLLSIQSDIAVEEDVFIRDGMILLNDYKKPEVIRDILEKDIESREINLLKAYHVFKMISHVAPSLGLIGTLVGLIGLLANMHQPYEIMNNMAAALVSTLYGSLIANFIAVPIMVRIKEYIDKIVLRYAMIMEGMLLIAQNDSARNVFDKMNVMLKEEHRLEYPGKRVNERNYQLHEFKIQE
- a CDS encoding OmpA/MotB family protein — its product is MSSKYKNKKPEIEFSNNWIITYSDMITIVLCFFIIFFIFTAEETSLLHDIKAALSSEVEDLSSQVDELSKENEVLKNQNLSLAALLFGLEDIEVDIQQSQEEFIAYLREQDLLDQVNIIQNDTGLLIRFKDGILFPSGRADLSEEGHIVLNHIGERLQKIDNKIIVAGYTDNLPINTSVYPSNWELSVARAINVAKVLIEEKSVAEERISVSGFGENHPIASNATAEGRASNRRIEITILH
- a CDS encoding AEC family transporter, translated to MVIFTAIQSILSIIILILIGYILTKIGWFDESTSKLFSRMVTTISLPALMIYNFTTSFTKGMLLDSAIGLLIPFLSIFICFLISVVFSHFFVQPNRRGTFETMFTVSNTVFIGIPVNIALFGEISVPYALLYFVANTLFFWTIGIMKISHDGGEGKKKIFSKETAKSILSPPCMGFFVGVLLVLLEIRLPSFIVDTSRYLGNLTTPLSLLFIGMTFHSIDIRKLSFSIDQLLLFLGRFLIAPLVVYLLAIFFPIPPLMFKVFIIQSAMPVMAQVAIVSKAYGGDYEYATLMVTFTTLASALIIPLYMVLLSRI
- a CDS encoding NAD(P)/FAD-dependent oxidoreductase — its product is MQETIKYVVIGNGIAGLSAAQTIRKLDAQGSIKIISCEKYLTYYRVKLSHFISKNFQDEELLVSKKQWYDENQVHVELGVTVDGLDPQKKELQLSSGKKVFYEQLLIATGSSPFVPPIAGRELAGVFALRTLEDLKNLQDYLKDCNTVTVIGGGLLGLEAAWAIKELGKSVNVLEFFPYLLPRQLDENISKEFTKKLEEKGLNIYTNTAAEKILGEEKVTGLALKGGQELQTDAVLFSAGIRPNLDLIKGLTIKADKGIHVDPHMKTNLENVFAAGDVAEIDGNVLGLWNTAADQGKVAGENMTGGTKTYHPSQLSTLLNIGGLSVFSIGNVQNFTDTIADRDAEVHYKFYVTDGIITGGVVINDMAKIPKVKKAVNNKISIAEALKTGKNHQEILKDLLQ